In one window of Fictibacillus phosphorivorans DNA:
- a CDS encoding S1 domain-containing RNA-binding protein gives MSIEVGSKLQGKVTGITHFGAFVELPGGTTGLVHISEVADNYVKDINEFLKVGDQVEVKVMSVEKDGKIGLSIKKAKENVASASRPAPARGGFNKSRKGPNRGGNNHSTALSFEDKMNKFLKDSEDRLTTLKRSTESKRGGRGGRRG, from the coding sequence ATGTCAATTGAAGTAGGCAGCAAGTTGCAAGGTAAAGTTACTGGGATTACTCATTTTGGAGCGTTTGTAGAGCTGCCAGGGGGTACAACAGGACTCGTGCATATTAGCGAAGTTGCGGATAATTACGTAAAGGACATCAACGAATTTCTTAAAGTTGGTGATCAAGTCGAAGTTAAGGTTATGAGCGTCGAAAAGGACGGGAAGATCGGTTTATCTATTAAGAAAGCAAAAGAAAATGTTGCATCTGCTAGTAGACCAGCTCCTGCAAGAGGCGGATTTAACAAATCTCGCAAAGGTCCTAACCGAGGCGGTAACAACCATTCAACGGCATTATCTTTTGAGGATAAGATGAACAAATTCCTTAAAGATAGTGAAGATCGACTCACTACTTTAAAGCGTAGTACTGAATCAAAAAGAGGTGGCCGCGGCGGCCGAAGAGGATAA